A genomic segment from Idiomarina piscisalsi encodes:
- the coaBC gene encoding bifunctional phosphopantothenoylcysteine decarboxylase/phosphopantothenate--cysteine ligase CoaBC — translation MTQLQNKNILLGITGGIAAYKTPDLVRRLREQGAVVRCVMTESAKAFVTPLSLQAVSGFTVSDDLLDPTAEAAMGHIELARWADLILIAPATANTLARITHGFSDDLLSTLVLASKAPVCVAPAMNQQMWAAAAVQTNVSILRERGITFIGPESGEQACGDIGYGRMTDPTDIVKALLNEKLPDNGSTASCTWQGKTFVITAGPTREAIDPVRYISNHSSGKMGYALAQAAANTGAKVVLVSGPTQLATPKGVQRIDVETAEQMLTAVKQQLTDCDVFIGCAAVSDYRVENISEHKIKKEQNSEPPKLSLVQNPDILKTVAQSANGPFTVGFAAETQNLKENALSKLQRKQLHMIIANDVSESHQGFNSDQNSALILSKDSEQSLPTMSKHDMAIAVIDAIAKRYFDTSNRS, via the coding sequence ATGACACAACTGCAGAACAAAAACATTCTTTTGGGTATCACTGGCGGCATCGCAGCCTATAAAACACCTGACCTGGTGCGCCGGTTACGTGAACAAGGTGCCGTCGTGCGCTGTGTTATGACCGAAAGTGCCAAAGCGTTTGTAACCCCACTTAGCTTACAGGCTGTGTCTGGTTTTACGGTCAGCGATGACTTGCTTGATCCCACAGCAGAAGCCGCAATGGGCCATATCGAGCTAGCACGATGGGCCGACCTTATTCTTATAGCCCCGGCCACGGCGAATACTTTGGCCCGTATTACCCACGGTTTTTCCGACGACCTGCTCAGTACGCTGGTGTTAGCCAGTAAAGCGCCGGTTTGCGTTGCGCCAGCAATGAATCAGCAAATGTGGGCTGCCGCCGCAGTACAAACGAATGTGTCTATTCTGCGAGAGAGAGGCATTACCTTTATTGGCCCTGAAAGCGGTGAACAAGCCTGTGGCGATATTGGCTATGGTCGCATGACCGACCCCACCGATATTGTTAAAGCGCTACTCAACGAAAAGTTGCCAGACAACGGTTCTACAGCTTCCTGTACCTGGCAGGGTAAAACCTTTGTCATTACCGCAGGCCCAACGCGCGAAGCTATTGACCCCGTGCGTTATATCAGTAACCACAGCTCAGGGAAAATGGGTTACGCGTTAGCTCAGGCAGCTGCGAATACCGGAGCAAAGGTTGTATTGGTGTCCGGACCCACCCAGCTTGCCACACCGAAAGGCGTGCAACGTATTGATGTTGAAACCGCTGAGCAAATGCTGACAGCGGTAAAACAACAGCTGACAGACTGCGATGTCTTCATTGGCTGCGCCGCGGTCTCCGACTATCGCGTAGAAAACATCTCAGAACATAAAATTAAGAAAGAACAAAACAGTGAACCGCCCAAACTGTCATTGGTGCAAAACCCTGACATTTTGAAAACGGTGGCACAGTCTGCCAACGGTCCTTTTACCGTGGGCTTTGCCGCGGAAACCCAGAATTTAAAAGAAAATGCCTTAAGCAAATTACAGCGTAAGCAACTGCACATGATCATCGCCAATGACGTCAGTGAGTCTCATCAGGGATTCAATAGTGACCAGAACAGTGCGTTGATATTAAGCAAGGACAGTGAGCAGTCACTTCCAACTATGAGCAAGCATGATATGGCTATTGCCGTTATCGATGCTATTGCAAAGCGCTATTTTGATACATCCAACAGGAGCTAA
- the rpmB gene encoding 50S ribosomal protein L28 yields the protein MSQVCQVTGKRPVVGNNRSHARNATKRRFLPNLQSHRFWVESEKRWVKLRISTKGMRIIDKNGIDSVLADLRGRGIKV from the coding sequence ATGTCACAAGTATGCCAAGTTACAGGTAAGCGTCCGGTAGTCGGTAACAACCGCTCGCACGCACGCAATGCGACGAAACGTCGCTTTTTGCCGAACCTTCAATCGCACCGCTTTTGGGTAGAAAGCGAGAAGCGTTGGGTTAAGCTGCGCATTTCTACTAAAGGTATGCGTATCATCGATAAAAACGGTATCGACTCGGTATTAGCGGATCTCCGCGGCCGTGGTATCAAGGTGTAA
- the gpsA gene encoding NAD(P)H-dependent glycerol-3-phosphate dehydrogenase, protein MQTPQVTILGAGSYGTALAICFARKGIPTMLWGRDSEKVALMKSARENAAYLPGCPFPESLQVTDDLELALKHVDNVVVVVPSHSFSSMLKQAKPLLKENARVAWATKGLEPDTGRLLYEVAEEILADKHPLAVLSGPTFAIEMAKGLPTAISMSSTDQTFVDELSDMLHCDRSFRVYTNNDFIGVQLGGVVKNVIAIGAGMADGIGFGANARTALITRGLAELTRLGLKLGAKSDTFTGMAGLGDLILTCTDNQSRNRRFGLALGEGKSVEQALKDIGQSVEGYRNTKEVVALASRNGVEMPIAEQIYAVLYEGKEPQQAAIDLLSRERKTE, encoded by the coding sequence ATGCAAACACCACAGGTGACGATATTAGGGGCGGGCTCTTATGGGACCGCCCTTGCTATTTGTTTTGCGCGAAAAGGCATCCCGACAATGTTGTGGGGCAGGGACTCTGAGAAAGTCGCGCTAATGAAGTCAGCCAGAGAAAACGCTGCTTACTTACCTGGCTGTCCGTTCCCTGAATCTCTGCAAGTGACCGATGACCTGGAGTTGGCGCTAAAACACGTCGACAACGTGGTTGTGGTCGTGCCAAGTCATTCATTTTCCAGCATGTTAAAGCAGGCGAAGCCGTTGCTGAAAGAGAATGCCCGAGTTGCGTGGGCAACCAAGGGTCTGGAACCGGATACTGGCCGACTTCTGTATGAAGTCGCTGAAGAGATTCTTGCGGACAAGCATCCGCTGGCGGTCCTGTCAGGGCCCACTTTTGCTATTGAAATGGCGAAAGGTCTACCTACCGCTATCTCTATGTCATCGACCGACCAAACCTTTGTCGATGAACTGTCTGACATGCTGCATTGCGACCGCTCTTTCCGTGTTTACACCAACAATGACTTTATTGGTGTTCAGTTAGGTGGGGTGGTAAAAAACGTAATAGCTATTGGCGCAGGTATGGCCGACGGCATAGGCTTTGGCGCGAATGCACGTACCGCACTGATTACCCGCGGTTTAGCTGAGTTGACTCGACTTGGTCTGAAACTAGGGGCAAAAAGCGACACCTTTACCGGTATGGCAGGTCTTGGTGATCTCATCTTAACTTGTACTGACAACCAGTCGCGCAATCGCCGTTTTGGTTTGGCTTTGGGTGAAGGTAAGTCGGTTGAGCAAGCGTTAAAAGACATTGGTCAGTCCGTAGAGGGATATCGTAACACCAAAGAGGTGGTCGCACTGGCGTCCCGAAATGGTGTGGAAATGCCCATTGCTGAGCAAATTTATGCGGTCCTTTATGAAGGCAAAGAGCCGCAACAAGCCGCTATCGATTTGTTGAGCCGGGAGCGTAAAACGGAATAA
- the slmA gene encoding nucleoid occlusion factor SlmA, whose translation MAEQKRNRREEILQALAAMLETSPGQRITTAKLAANLGVSEAALYRHFPSKARMFEGLIEFVEDTLLTRINLIMNEEKNTLSRCYMILQLLLTFAERNPGITRVMTGDALMGEHDRLRSRMEDLFNRIESSIKQVLREKAMREQQKFIVDEAVLANMLLSYADGKISQFVRSNFKRLPTEHLAAQWQVMEQQLAGA comes from the coding sequence ATGGCAGAACAAAAACGTAACCGTCGCGAAGAAATACTTCAGGCGTTGGCCGCAATGCTGGAAACCAGCCCGGGTCAGCGTATTACCACCGCTAAGTTGGCGGCTAACCTCGGAGTTTCCGAAGCCGCTCTGTATCGTCACTTCCCTTCTAAGGCGCGAATGTTTGAAGGCCTTATTGAGTTTGTGGAAGACACCCTGCTGACACGTATTAACCTCATTATGAATGAAGAAAAAAATACGCTGTCTCGTTGTTACATGATTTTGCAGCTACTGCTGACTTTCGCTGAACGCAACCCGGGCATTACCCGAGTTATGACAGGCGACGCACTCATGGGTGAACATGACCGCCTGCGCAGTCGCATGGAAGACTTGTTTAATCGTATTGAAAGCTCAATTAAGCAGGTTCTGCGTGAAAAAGCGATGCGGGAGCAGCAGAAGTTTATTGTCGATGAGGCCGTTCTGGCAAATATGCTACTAAGCTATGCCGACGGTAAAATCAGTCAGTTTGTTCGTTCGAACTTTAAACGCTTACCTACTGAGCACCTGGCGGCGCAATGGCAAGTAATGGAACAGCAATTAGCAGGTGCTTAA
- the radC gene encoding RadC family protein — MSVKEWPVTERPREKLQLQGAQFLSDAELVAVLLGSGRQGQDVVTFSRKLLHHFNGIGPLLVASREQLLECEGIGPARVNQLQVVMELSRRYLKWQLERTDGFTEPSMVKDYLISKLRHHTRELFVLLLLDSQHRLLHYEELFQGTINAAPVYPREVIKLVMKYNAAAVILAHNHPSGVAEPSQADQRVTERVKKALSLIDVSLLDHFVIGAGAPISFAERGLL; from the coding sequence ATGAGTGTCAAGGAGTGGCCGGTTACAGAACGTCCGCGTGAAAAGTTGCAGTTACAGGGTGCGCAGTTTCTCAGTGATGCGGAGTTAGTAGCGGTATTACTGGGCAGTGGCCGACAAGGGCAGGATGTGGTGACCTTTTCCCGCAAGTTACTGCATCATTTTAATGGTATTGGACCGCTGTTAGTCGCTAGCCGTGAGCAACTGCTTGAGTGCGAAGGCATTGGACCAGCGCGGGTGAATCAATTGCAGGTTGTTATGGAGTTGTCGCGGCGATATTTAAAGTGGCAACTGGAACGCACGGACGGCTTTACTGAGCCGAGTATGGTTAAGGACTACCTTATTTCGAAGCTTAGGCATCACACCCGGGAGTTGTTTGTCTTGCTATTGCTTGACAGCCAGCACCGGCTGTTGCATTACGAAGAACTGTTTCAAGGCACCATCAATGCGGCACCAGTGTACCCGCGTGAAGTGATAAAACTGGTGATGAAATACAACGCAGCCGCGGTTATCTTAGCGCACAATCACCCGTCGGGCGTGGCAGAGCCAAGCCAAGCGGATCAGCGCGTGACCGAACGAGTGAAAAAAGCCCTGAGCTTAATTGATGTTTCTTTACTCGATCATTTTGTTATTGGGGCTGGCGCACCCATTTCATTCGCCGAGCGTGGATTGTTGTAG
- a CDS encoding rhodanese-like domain-containing protein: MQELLDFISRNPMMSGLWVVLLVALIITYVRSAMSPIKSLQPQEATVWVNRGDGIFVDIRNQDEFKKGHIHGSKHLSMDKIKQKSLTSIEKFKDAPIVLVCATGMTAKAAASQLTAEGYKQVAVLQGGMNAWRNDKLPVSQK, translated from the coding sequence ATGCAAGAACTGTTAGATTTCATTAGCCGAAACCCCATGATGAGTGGCCTGTGGGTGGTGTTATTGGTTGCGCTTATTATTACTTATGTGCGTTCCGCGATGTCACCTATTAAGAGCCTACAGCCACAAGAAGCGACGGTTTGGGTTAACCGTGGCGATGGCATTTTTGTTGACATTCGTAACCAGGATGAATTCAAAAAAGGCCACATTCACGGCTCAAAGCACTTAAGCATGGACAAAATTAAACAAAAAAGCTTAACGTCTATTGAAAAGTTCAAAGACGCCCCCATTGTGTTAGTCTGTGCAACAGGAATGACGGCAAAAGCAGCCGCATCTCAGTTAACCGCTGAGGGCTATAAGCAAGTGGCGGTATTACAAGGTGGCATGAACGCCTGGCGTAATGACAAACTGCCGGTTTCGCAGAAATAA
- the rpmG gene encoding 50S ribosomal protein L33: MRDKIRLVSSAGTGYFYTTDKNKRTMPEKMEIKKYDPVVRKHVIFKEAKIK, encoded by the coding sequence ATGCGCGATAAGATTCGTTTGGTGTCGTCTGCGGGTACTGGTTACTTCTACACGACAGACAAAAATAAACGCACCATGCCAGAAAAAATGGAAATCAAAAAGTACGACCCAGTGGTTCGTAAACACGTGATTTTCAAAGAAGCTAAAATCAAGTAA
- the bioH gene encoding pimeloyl-ACP methyl ester esterase BioH, whose amino-acid sequence MSLSIQCHGAGTPLVVIHGWGMNSNIWQPVLPSLSEKHTVYCVDLPGFGDSSWPFEETVSLNGLVDALAPALPEKCHVMGWSLGGLVATQFALKHPARTLSLTTVASSPHFVKSDSWPGIKPHVLEQFQQQLDSDFRKTIERFLAIQAMGSSDAKAQIKLVRELIFSKPTPEQKVLKETLRLLQECDLREQLANIEVPFLRLYGRLDSLVPERAIAKIDELAPQSTSFTFNKSSHAPFLSEPGDFCHILTEFSQD is encoded by the coding sequence GTGAGCCTATCTATTCAGTGCCATGGGGCAGGAACGCCTTTAGTTGTAATCCATGGCTGGGGAATGAACTCGAATATATGGCAACCGGTTCTTCCTTCCTTAAGTGAAAAACACACTGTGTACTGTGTTGATTTGCCCGGTTTTGGTGACTCGTCCTGGCCGTTCGAAGAAACGGTGAGTTTAAACGGCTTAGTCGATGCACTAGCGCCTGCATTGCCTGAAAAGTGCCACGTTATGGGTTGGTCCTTGGGTGGCTTAGTTGCTACACAATTTGCCCTGAAGCATCCAGCCAGAACGCTGTCGCTGACAACCGTGGCGTCTTCACCACACTTTGTCAAGTCTGACAGCTGGCCGGGTATAAAGCCTCATGTGCTTGAGCAGTTTCAGCAGCAGCTCGATTCTGACTTTCGCAAAACCATAGAGCGTTTTTTAGCAATACAAGCGATGGGGAGCAGCGATGCTAAAGCACAAATAAAATTAGTCAGGGAGCTTATTTTTAGTAAGCCAACGCCAGAACAAAAAGTACTAAAAGAGACATTACGGCTACTACAAGAGTGCGACCTTCGCGAACAACTCGCCAATATAGAGGTACCTTTTCTACGCCTTTATGGTCGCCTGGACAGTTTAGTGCCAGAGCGCGCCATTGCAAAAATCGACGAACTGGCGCCGCAGTCAACATCGTTCACTTTTAATAAAAGCTCACATGCGCCGTTTTTATCAGAGCCAGGCGACTTCTGTCACATACTCACTGAGTTCTCGCAGGATTAA
- the mutM gene encoding bifunctional DNA-formamidopyrimidine glycosylase/DNA-(apurinic or apyrimidinic site) lyase yields MPELPEVEVSRLGISPHIEGHQIHHVNVRDSRLRWPVPETVKAVEGQTLLSVKRRAKYLLLETHAGTLILHLGMSGKLRVVPVDTPFYKHDHISIEFDDGQSLRLNDPRRFGALLFTKEQPDIHDLLKHLGPEPLTDAFHADYLFEQSRKRTQPVKTFIMDNRVVVGVGNIYANEALFKAGINPKRAAGKISKQRYEKLVPIIKETLAQAIEQGGTTLRDFTQVDGAPGYFAQKLQVYGRGGKLCMICSRRLKEIRLGQRSTVYCTTCQR; encoded by the coding sequence ATGCCTGAATTACCAGAAGTTGAAGTCAGTCGGTTAGGCATATCGCCACACATAGAAGGTCACCAAATACATCACGTTAATGTCCGTGACAGCCGTTTGCGCTGGCCGGTACCCGAGACAGTGAAAGCGGTTGAAGGACAAACGTTGTTAAGCGTTAAGCGGCGTGCCAAGTATCTGCTGTTAGAGACCCATGCCGGTACGTTAATCTTGCACTTAGGTATGTCGGGCAAGTTGCGTGTGGTGCCAGTAGACACGCCGTTTTACAAGCACGATCACATCAGTATTGAATTCGATGACGGGCAAAGTTTGCGTTTGAACGATCCGCGCCGTTTTGGTGCGTTACTTTTTACCAAAGAGCAACCCGACATTCATGATTTACTAAAGCATTTAGGCCCTGAGCCGCTGACAGATGCATTCCACGCAGATTATTTGTTCGAACAGTCCCGTAAGCGCACACAGCCGGTTAAAACCTTTATTATGGATAACCGAGTGGTCGTTGGCGTTGGTAATATTTACGCAAACGAAGCCTTGTTCAAAGCCGGCATTAATCCAAAACGCGCAGCCGGAAAAATCAGTAAACAGCGCTATGAGAAGCTAGTTCCTATTATTAAAGAAACCTTAGCTCAGGCAATAGAGCAGGGCGGCACAACACTTCGTGATTTTACTCAGGTAGACGGCGCGCCGGGCTATTTTGCGCAAAAGCTTCAGGTGTACGGCCGTGGCGGAAAATTGTGCATGATCTGCAGTCGTCGACTGAAAGAAATTCGGCTGGGGCAACGCAGCACTGTGTATTGCACGACCTGCCAGCGTTAA
- the secB gene encoding protein-export chaperone SecB, translated as MAEEQQANGAAAENQQQQAQFAIQRIYAKDISFETPNSPNVFRKEWKPDLKLDLNVKHEKIEDGVYEVVLTLTATNKVEDDVAFLCEVHQAGIFSIGEEVQEGQLAHMLGSFCPNILFPYARECVASLVNRATFPQLNLAPVNFDAIFARHMQQQAEQAQGQQTADA; from the coding sequence ATGGCTGAAGAACAGCAAGCAAACGGCGCAGCAGCCGAAAACCAACAGCAACAAGCACAATTTGCTATCCAGCGTATCTATGCAAAAGACATTTCTTTTGAAACGCCAAACTCTCCGAATGTATTCCGCAAAGAGTGGAAGCCCGATCTGAAACTGGATTTAAACGTTAAGCACGAGAAAATCGAAGACGGCGTTTACGAAGTGGTACTGACGCTGACAGCGACCAACAAAGTTGAAGACGACGTTGCTTTCCTTTGTGAAGTACATCAAGCAGGTATCTTCTCAATTGGTGAAGAAGTTCAGGAAGGTCAACTGGCGCATATGCTGGGTTCTTTCTGCCCGAACATCTTGTTCCCTTATGCACGTGAGTGTGTAGCGAGCCTGGTTAACCGTGCAACTTTCCCTCAGTTGAACTTAGCACCAGTTAACTTTGACGCTATCTTTGCACGTCACATGCAGCAGCAAGCGGAGCAAGCTCAGGGTCAACAGACTGCTGACGCTTAA
- the dut gene encoding dUTP diphosphatase, with the protein MTQVDVKILDERIGQSIPIPKYETSGSAGMDLRACLDEPLTIEPGETQLIGTGIAMYIGDPGYAATILPRSGLGHKHGLVLGNLVGLIDSDYQGELKVSCWNRSNKAYTIEPGDRIAQLVILPVVQASMNIVDEFEESDRGEGGFGHSGRS; encoded by the coding sequence ATGACGCAAGTGGACGTTAAAATTCTCGACGAACGTATCGGTCAGTCTATCCCTATTCCTAAATATGAGACCAGCGGCTCTGCCGGCATGGATTTACGTGCTTGTTTAGACGAGCCACTGACCATAGAGCCAGGCGAAACCCAACTCATTGGCACCGGCATTGCCATGTACATTGGTGACCCAGGCTATGCCGCGACTATTCTGCCGCGCTCAGGTCTCGGTCATAAACATGGTTTGGTCTTGGGTAACCTGGTTGGTCTTATCGATTCGGACTATCAGGGCGAATTGAAAGTATCCTGCTGGAACCGCAGCAATAAGGCATACACCATTGAACCGGGTGACCGCATTGCCCAGTTGGTGATTCTGCCAGTGGTACAAGCCAGCATGAACATTGTCGACGAATTTGAAGAATCAGACCGTGGCGAAGGTGGCTTCGGTCACTCTGGTCGTTCGTAA
- a CDS encoding 2OG-Fe(II) oxygenase: protein MLLPTIIDAVADTGYCIVDNFLPQQQSQALYDYSQQLPAQYWNMAGIGRQQSQTINTMVRNDRIYWLTPEQPEHADYLAIMEELRVEFNRSLFMGLFDYECHLAHYPNGAFYKKHLDAFKGRSNRVLTTVFYLNPQWQEDDGGQLVIYGAKGEVLETVLPQQGRLVVFLSDRFVHEVLPSKRDRFSVTGWFRINASVSGIIDPPR, encoded by the coding sequence ATGCTGCTACCTACTATCATCGACGCCGTTGCCGACACCGGATACTGCATTGTCGATAATTTCCTGCCACAGCAGCAATCGCAAGCCTTGTATGACTATTCGCAGCAACTGCCGGCACAATATTGGAATATGGCCGGCATAGGTCGCCAGCAGTCACAAACCATTAACACGATGGTTCGTAACGACCGTATTTACTGGTTAACCCCAGAGCAACCTGAACACGCTGATTATTTAGCGATAATGGAAGAGCTGCGTGTTGAGTTTAACCGGTCGCTGTTTATGGGCTTGTTCGATTACGAATGCCACTTGGCACACTACCCTAATGGCGCGTTTTATAAAAAGCACTTAGACGCCTTTAAAGGGCGTAGTAATCGAGTGCTAACCACCGTATTTTATTTAAACCCGCAGTGGCAGGAAGACGATGGCGGACAGCTGGTGATATACGGCGCGAAAGGGGAGGTTCTGGAAACCGTTTTACCCCAACAAGGCCGATTAGTGGTGTTTTTAAGTGATCGCTTTGTACATGAAGTATTGCCATCAAAACGTGACCGATTCAGTGTCACGGGCTGGTTCCGTATTAACGCGAGTGTTTCCGGTATTATTGACCCACCGCGCTAA